The following coding sequences are from one Oscarella lobularis chromosome 19, ooOscLobu1.1, whole genome shotgun sequence window:
- the LOC136198436 gene encoding uncharacterized protein, translating to MIRGRGRSVEDANFVDDVDVDARSRVKKKKKRLKSGVLSFYDVDEDIGRHREGVVLVNFKEPTKSTGGGASRLAKLTTDQDQTKEVDYLLECDDAIDEYATRESAEFDSQRRDDESLLPGFLTARNDDDGDESAKKSESNEMEEALREFFAKERKHPKVVARRLASTVCKAMTRSSNLAKSIDTFGLPPVEAQLNQSHIKNELKISGYEDLLSPTIDLPYQCVFFVDKKSAFHRSVLPEGTAVLTSKRLLFLSLNEWKGKNLVYEDLQYKIVHTEGASAVYLPIPLSKIKSAEIVSSVEFRSTAEFVQKMGCCSHLFEYVLQGLRISKKITETIEEKASAGKVYHKRYIQLGVKMPPWGERTIINIRLAKNADMQQAVNFVSGVQKNAPNLFGFDSDADSSDGGSFTYSSSDSDGDDDKKKRREKKKKKKKKGRKEKEYSVGR from the exons ATGATTCGAGGCCGAGGTCGATCGGTTGAAGACGCcaacttcgtcgacgacgtcgacgtcgacgcgagaagtcgcgtgaaaaagaagaagaagcgactCAAGTCTGGAG TTCTCAGcttctacgacgtcgacgaagacatcgGACGTCATCGCGAGGGCGTCGTACTCGTCAATTTCAAGGAgccgacgaagtcgacgggCGGCGGAGCGAGTCGTCTCGCCAAGCTGACAACCGATCAAGATCAGACGAAAGAGGTCGACTATCTGCTCgagtgcgacgacgcgatcgacgagtACGCGACGCGCGAGTCGGCCGAGTTCGACTCGcagcgtcgagacgacgagtcgcTGCTGCCAGGATTCTTGACGGctcgcaacgacgacgacggcgacgagtcagcgaagaagagcgagTCAAACGAGATGGAAGAAGCGTTGCGCGAATTTTTCGCCAAGGAGCGAAAACATCCGAAGGTCGTTGCAAGGCGTTTGGCGAGCACGGTGTGCAAGGCGatgacgagatcgtcgaatcTCGCCAAGAGCATCGACACTTTCGGGTTGCCACCGGTCGAG GCTCAGCTCAACCAGAGTCACATCAAAAACGAGCTGAAAATTTCCGGCTACGAAGATCTGCTTTCGCCGACAATCGATCTGCCCTATCAgtgcgttttctttgttgacAAGAAGAGCGCCTTTCATCGCAGCGTTCTGCCTGAAGGAACGGCCGTGCTCACGTCGAAACGGCTGCTATTTCTTTCCCTAAACGAATGGAAAG GCAAAAATCTTGTATACGAAGACTTACAATACAAAATTGTTCACACCGAGGGAGCCAGTGCAGTCTACCTGCCCATTCCTCTAAGCAAAATAAAGAGTGCCGAGATCGTCAGTTCAGTCGAATTCCGATCCACCGCTGAATTCGTGCAGAAGATGGGGTGTTGCAGTCATCTATTCGAG TACGTTCTGCAAGGTCTTCGTatttcgaaaaaaatcacggagacgatcgaagagaaagcgtCGGCTGGAAAAGTCTATCATAAGCGCTATATTCAACTCGGCGTGAAAATGCCGCCGTGGGGAGAGCGAACGATTATCAATATTCGATTGGCGAAAAATGCCGACATGCAGCAAGCGGTTAATTTTGTGTCGGGAGTTCAAAAGAATGCGCCGAATCTGTTCGGTTTCGATTCCGATGCAGATTCGTCCGATGGCGGCTCGTTCACTTACTCGTCGTCCGAttcggacggcgacgacgacaagaaaaagagaagagaaaagaaaaagaaaaagaaaaagaaaggaaggaaggaaaaggagtACAGTGTAGGGCGCTGA
- the LOC136198435 gene encoding uncharacterized protein: protein MIRGRGRSVEDANFVDDVDVDARSRVKKKKKRLKSGVLSFYDVDEDIGRHREGVVLVNFKEPTKSTGGGASRLAKLTTDQDQTKEVDYLLECDDAIDEYATRESAEFDSQRRDDESLLPGFLTARNDDDGDESAKKSESNEMEEALREFFAKERKHPKVVARRLASTVCKAMTRSSNLAKSIDTFGLPPVEAQLNQSHIKNELKISGYEDLLSPTIDLAYQCVFFVDKKSAFHRSVLPEGTAVLTSKRLLFLSLNEWKGKNLVYEDLQYKIVHTEGASAVYLPIPLSKIKSAEIVSSVEFRSTAEFVQKMGCCSHLFEYVLQGLRISKKITETIEEKASAGKVYHKRYIQLGVKMPPWGERTIINIRLAKNADMQQAVNFVSGVQKNAPNLFGFDSDADSSDGGSFTYSSSDSDGDDDKKKRREKKKKKKKKGRKEKEYSVGR from the exons ATGATTCGAGGCCGAGGTCGATCGGTTGAAGACGCcaacttcgtcgacgacgtcgacgtcgacgcgagaagtcgcgtgaaaaagaagaagaagcgactCAAGTCTGGAG TTCTCAGcttctacgacgtcgacgaagacatcgGACGTCATCGCGAGGGCGTCGTACTCGTCAATTTCAAGGAgccgacgaagtcgacgggCGGCGGAGCGAGTCGTCTCGCCAAGCTGACAACCGATCAAGATCAGACGAAAGAGGTCGACTATCTGCTCgagtgcgacgacgcgatcgacgagtACGCGACGCGCGAGTCGGCCGAGTTCGACTCGcagcgtcgagacgacgagtcgcTGCTGCCCGGATTCTTGACGGctcgcaacgacgacgacggcgacgagtcggcgaagaagagcgagTCAAACGAGATGGAAGAAGCGTTGCGCGAATTTTTCGCCAAGGAGCGAAAACATCCGAAGGTCGTTGCAAGGCGTTTGGCGAGCACGGTGTGCAAGGCGatgacgagatcgtcgaatcTCGCCAAGAGCATCGACACTTTCGGGTTGCCACCGGTCGAG GCTCAGCTCAACCAGAGTCACATCAAAAACGAGCTGAAAATTTCCGGCTACGAAGATCTGCTTTCGCCGACAATCGATCTGGCCTATCAgtgcgttttctttgttgacAAGAAGAGCGCCTTTCATCGCAGCGTTCTGCCTGAAGGAACGGCCGTGCTCACGTCGAAACGGCTGCTATTTCTTTCCCTAAACGAATGGAAAG GCAAAAATCTTGTATACGAAGACTTACAATACAAAATTGTTCACACCGAGGGAGCCAGTGCAGTCTACCTGCCCATTCCTCTAAGCAAAATAAAGAGTGCCGAGATCGTCAGTTCAGTCGAATTCCGATCCACCGCTGAATTCGTGCAGAAGATGGGGTGTTGCAGTCATCTATTCGAG TACGTTCTGCAAGGTCTTCGTatttcgaaaaaaatcacggagacgatcgaagagaaagcgtCGGCTGGAAAAGTCTATCATAAGCGCTATATTCAACTCGGCGTGAAAATGCCGCCGTGGGGAGAGCGAACGATTATCAATATTCGATTGGCGAAAAATGCCGACATGCAGCAAGCGGTTAATTTTGTGTCGGGAGTTCAAAAGAATGCGCCGAATCTGTTCGGTTTCGATTCCGATGCAGATTCGTCCGATGGCGGCTCGTTCACTTACTCGTCGTCCGAttcggacggcgacgacgacaagaaaaagagaagagaaaagaaaaagaaaaagaaaaagaaaggaaggaaggaaaaggagtACAGTGTAGGGCGCTGA
- the LOC136198441 gene encoding uncharacterized protein: MDRQEDVAVDPADVCKVLEELLNEGGTAFAKRDFVEAERIYDQCRKLMHSFPARVPQSVKDSYKSTVYFELGRSMMSQSWSKCDDFKHYFRQALNCSSSGTRVTAGKARICFRLGKCIYLEGQAQYMHEAESFLQTAMSAFRRLHGPKSRALASVHTALGLVHLDQDRIKDAASQLTLAGEILDSALLDKRNPCFAEYKRTLGLLRMKEKYYSEAARQLSASLTVYSGLFKEDHPMISIVQMSLGTCLYRSGKIADAHLMLTTAFDVYDKTVHNPAPRFQSIAESAKTVMEKCPRHRIQWGEDGSIDVCPRDRDLHAVSLRIAGEWERVAAYLLFNSGDYKRIRRENHLDMYAQSQAMLDEWKETNGKKATISCVVEALLGAGRKMTAEKVFGEQVVTLVEKEIQKRTQNRSPELI; encoded by the exons ATGGATCGACAGGAAGATGTTGCCGTCGATCCTGCCGACGTGTGCA AAGTGCTCGAAGAACTTCTCAATGAAGGCGGTACGGCGTTCGCTAAGAGGGacttcgtcgaagcggaGAGAATCTACGACCAGTGTCGTAAACTCATGCACTCGTTTCCCGCCAGGGTGCCGCAGTCGGTGAAAGACAGTTACAAGTCCACAG TCTACTTCGAGTTGGGTCGAAGTATGATGTCTCAAAGTTGGAGCAAATGCGACGATTTCAAACATTACTTTCGTCAAGCTCTCAACTGTTCGAGTTCCGGAACAAGAGTTACAGCGGGCAAAGCAAGGA TTTGCTTTCGGCTTGGAAAGTGCATCTATCTCGAAGGGCAGGCTCAGTACATGCACGAAGCGGAATCGTTCTTACAGACGGCCATGTCAGCGTTCAGACGCTTGCACGGGCCAAAAAGTCGTGCCTTGGCATCAG TGCACACCGCTTTGGGTCTCGTCCATTTGGATCAAGATCGAATCAAGGACGCCGCGTCACAACTTACGCTGGCTGGAGAAATTTTGGATTCGGCTCTGCTCGACAAAAGAAATCCTTGTTTCGCCGAGT ATAAACGAACGCTCGGACTGCTGAgaatgaaagagaaatattACAGTGAAGCGGCGAGGCAATTGAGCGCTTCTCTCACCGTCTACAGTGGCCTTTTCAAAGAAGATCATCCAATGATATCCATCG TTCAAATGTCTTTGGGCACGTGTCTGTACCGTAGCGGTAAGATCGCCGATGCCCATCTGATGCTGACCACCGCTTTCGACGTGTACGATAAGACGGTACACAATCCAGCACCGCGATTCCAGTCGATCGCCGAATCAG CAAAAACCGTCATGGAAAAATGTCCTCGTCATCGCATACAATGGGGAGAGG acggTTCTATTGACGTGTGTCCGCGCGACAGGGATCTTCACGCCGTTTCGCTGCGAATTGCCGGCGAGTGGGAGCGCGTCGCCGCCTATCTTCTCTTCAACTCGGGCGACTACAAGCGAATTCGTCGTGAGAATCACTTAGATATGTACGCGCAGAGTCAGGCGATGCTCGACGAGTGGAAAGAGACGAATGGAAagaaggcgacgatttcttgtGTCGTCGAGGCGCTGCTCGGCGCGGGAAGGAAGATGACGGCCGAGAAGGTTTTCGGCGAACAGGTAGTAACGTTGGTCGAGAAGGAAATCCAGAAGAGAACGCAGAATCGATCGCCGGAACTGATCTGA
- the LOC136198655 gene encoding uncharacterized protein, producing MLLARFDDLVIALHTVLAKRLATTFGCFRSLAKNSRNASSISFDSLFFADSSPSSSLRAVKNPGSSDSSSRRCESNSADSRVALESLLLLFHATSRVDVDVVDEVGVFNRSTSASNHWDTLDSRVDWRMKGELNERAARASCTFISRRARFRKNRHKVTLYADHPMDRQEDVAVDPADVCKVLEELLNEGGTAFAKRDFVEAERIYDQCRKLMHSFPARVPQSVKDSYKSTVYFELGRSMMSQSWSKCDDFKHYFRQALNCSSSGTRVTAGKARICFRLGKCIYLEGQAQYMHEAESFLQTAMSAFRRLHGPKSRALASVHTALGLVHLDQDRIKDAASQLTLAGEILDSALLDKRNPCFAEYKRTLGLLRMKEKYYSEAARQLRASLTVYSGLFKEDHPMISIVQMSLGTCLYRSGKIADAHLMLTTAFDVYDKTVHNPAPRFQSIAESAKTVMEKCPRHRIQWGEDGSIDVCPRDRDLHAVSLRIAGEWERVAAYLLFNSGDYKRIRRENHLDMYAQSQAMLDEWKETNGKKATISGVVEALLGAGRKMTAEKVFGEQVVKLVEEEIQKRKQNRSPELI from the exons ATGCTCTTGGCGAgattcgacgatctcgtcatCGCCTTGCACACCGTGCTCGCCAAACGCCTTGCAACGACCTTCGGATGTTTTCGCTCCTTGGCGAAAAATTCGCGCAACGCTTCTTCCATCTCGTTTGActcgctcttcttcgccgactcgtcgccgtcgtcgtcgttgcgagCCGTCAAGAATCCGGGCAGCAgcgactcgtcgtctcgacgctgCGAGTCGAACTCGGCCGACTCGCGCGTCGC ACTTGagtcgcttcttcttctttttcacgcgacttctcgcgtcgacgtcgacgtcgtcgacgaagttgGCGTCTTCAACCGATCGACCTCGGCCTCGAATCATTGGGACACTCTCGACAGCCGAGTCGACTGGCGAATGAAGGGGGAACTAAATGAAAGGGCAGCAAGAGCTTCGTGCACTTTCATTTCGCGGCGAGCTAG GTTTCGTAAAAATCGTCACAAGGTCACTCTGTATGCTGACCATCCGATGGATCGACAGGAAGATGTTGCCGTCGATCCTGCCGACGTGTGCA AAGTGCTCGAAGAACTTCTCAATGAAGGCGGTACGGCGTTCGCTAAGAGGGacttcgtcgaagcggaGAGAATCTACGACCAGTGTCGTAAACTCATGCACTCGTTTCCCGCCAGGGTGCCGCAGTCGGTGAAAGACAGTTACAAGTCAACAG TCTACTTCGAGTTGGGTCGAAGTATGATGTCTCAAAGTTGGAGCAAATGCGACGATTTCAAACATTACTTTCGTCAAGCTCTCAACTGTTCGAGTTCCGGAACAAGAGTTACAGCGGGCAAAGCAAGGA TTTGCTTTCGGCTTGGAAAGTGCATCTATCTCGAAGGGCAGGCTCAGTACATGCACGAAGCGGAATCGTTCTTACAGACGGCCATGTCAGCGTTCAGACGCTTGCACGGGCCAAAAAGTCGTGCCTTGGCATCAG TGCACACCGCTTTGGGTCTCGTCCATTTGGATCAAGATCGAATCAAGGATGCCGCGTCTCAACTTACGCTGGCTGGAGAAATTTTGGATTCGGCTCTGCTCGACAAAAGAAATCCTTGTTTCGCCGAGT ATAAACGAACGCTCGGACTGCTGAgaatgaaagagaaatattACAGTGAAGCGGCGAGGCAATTGAGGGCTTCTCTCACCGTCTACAGCGGCCTTTTCAAAGAAGATCATCCAATGATATCCATCg TTCAAATGTCTTTGGGCACGTGTCTGTACCGTAGCGGTAAGATCGCCGATGCCCATCTGATGCTGACCACCGCTTTCGACGTGTACGATAAGACGGTACACAATCCAGCACCGCGATTCCAGTCGATCGCCGAATCAG CAAAAACCGTCATGGAAAAATGTCCTCGTCATCGCATACAATGGGGAGAGG acggTTCTATTGACGTGTGTCCGCGCGACAGGGATCTTCACGCCGTTTCGCTGCGAATTGCCGGCGAGTGGGAGCGCGTCGCCGCCTATCTTCTCTTCAACTCGGGCGACTACAagcgaattcgtcgcgagAATCACTTGGATATGTACGCGCAGAGTCAGGCGATGCTCGACGAGTGGAAAGAGACGAATGGAAagaaggcgacgatttctGGTGTCGTCGAGGCGCTGCTCGGCGCGGGAAGGAAGATGACGGCCGAGAAGGTTTTCGGCGAACAGGTAGTAAAGTTGGTCGAGGAGGAAATCCAGAAGAGAAAGCAGAATCGATCGCCGGAACTGATCTAG